One genomic window of Onychostoma macrolepis isolate SWU-2019 chromosome 25, ASM1243209v1, whole genome shotgun sequence includes the following:
- the LOC131534545 gene encoding uncharacterized protein LOC131534545: MSVSDLSDELSRLYSELSETDQSGDYIGSKLARHGSPEWSLWRRRRFSLRTFYIFDDACLIDEDKLNKVIEEFKKLINLPVYQAVQTSSGIQDTYLSVNRDVSSKSTSANNNNVRMSEMTVKLSFDNMSTYYNVAEDVKVVAGRACLVTNAKPVEREVSVGSDAVECQLVPEKQKTAADGSLCSSITESDYICRCNTGDKTKPCCSSPCLYQDDLNGYRCYSDQKLIECSPRYSLIMYKGQKCLDDYPCATYGYDYYWCWTADNWDYCSPPLRNSKTKNGKCCRSNHACAKYGSRNTWCYTDDKDSWDYC, from the coding sequence ATGAGTGTCTCAGATCTCAGTGATGAACTCAGCAGACTCTACAGTGAGCTCTCAGAGACCGATCAGTCAGGTGACTATATAGGAAGCAAACTGGCAAGGCATGGCTCTCCTGAGTGGAGTTTGTGGCGTAGACGTAGATTTTCCTTAAggactttttatatttttgatgatgCTTGTTTAATAGACGAAGATAAATTAAACAAGGTTATAGAGGagtttaagaaattaattaatctaCCAGTGTACCAAGCAGTACAAACGAGCTCAGGCATACAAGACACATATTTGTCAGTGAATAGGGACGTCAGCAGTAAAAGCACATCtgcaaacaacaacaatgttAGAATGAGTGAGATGACAGTAAAATTATCCTTTGACAATATGAGCACTTACTATAATGTGGCAGAGGACGTGAAGGTTGTTGCTGGAAGGGCTTGTCTTGTAACTAATGCCAAACCTGTAGAAAGGGAGGTATCTGTGGGGTCAGATGCTGTTGAATGCCAGCTGGTCCCAGAGAAGCAGAAGACTGCAGCTGATGGCTCACTCTGCTCAAGCATCACAGAATCTGATTACATCTGTCGATGCAACACAGGAGATAAAACCAAACCCTGCTGCTCTTCTCCCTGCCTTTACCAGGACGATCTCAACGGCTACAGGTGTTACTCAGACCAGAAGCTGATAGAGTGCTCACCCCGGTACTCCCTCATCATGTATAAAGGACAGAAGTGCTTGGATGATTACCCCTGTGCCACATATGGCTACGACTACTACTGGTGCTGGACCGCTGACAACTGGGACTACTGCAgccctccgctgaggaacagtaaGACTAAAAACGGGAAGTGCTGCCGCAGCAACCACGCCTGTGCCAAATATGGTTCAAGAAATACGTGGTGCTACACAGATGATAAAGACAGCTGGGATTACTGCTGA
- the LOC131534966 gene encoding serine/threonine-protein kinase/endoribonuclease ire-1-like — protein sequence MHRDIKPGNVLMDSGESEAGRLDLSRTLKDGRSTLHTARAGTRGWEATEILNQHTGYKKSSDIQVAGMLVFYILSDGKHPFGDVKDREENIKTGQYVLEDLQDTVAEDLVAWMINKEPAERLTIDEVLGHPYFWDDDKQDAVLRKLGDRPEIQKYETLAKFHDLYMKDKEHTEGREPTATLTIYEAFDVLKIENEKKRKDIISIVGEDLNDLWKLFNTAEDVTNGKSFFDWQSKLSGIWPDVNKKLLGDVLGLLRFLRNKVVHAEDFKEKKIFVLFPDFFISIHRVAKALNWKY from the exons ATGCATCGTGATATAAAGCCTGGAAATGTTTTGATGG ATTCAGGAGAAAGCGAGGCTGGCCGACTTGACTTGAGTCGCACACTGAAGGACGGCAGAAGCACGCTGCACACTGCTAGAGCTGGCACTCGTGGCTGGGAAGCAACCGAGATCCTGAATCAACACACAGGTTACAAGAAGAGCTCAGACATCCAG GTTGCTGGGATGTTGGTGTTCTACATCCTCTCTGACGGGAAACATCCCTTTGGGGACGTGAAGGATCGTGAGGAGAACATCAAGACAGGGCAGTACGTTCTTGAAGATTTGCAGGATACAGTAGCAGAGGATCTCGTAGCTTGGATGATCAATAAAGAACCGGCAGAAAGACTGACCATTGATGAGGTCCTAGGTCACCCTTACTTCTGGGATGATGACAA GCAAGATGCAGTCCTTAGAAAGCTGGGTGATAGGCCTGAAATTCAGAAATACGAGACTTTAGCTAAATTTCATGACCTGTACATGAAAGATAAGGAGCACACAGAGGGAAGAGAGCCGACAGCAACACTGACCATTTACGAGGCCTTCGATGTACTTAAAATTGAGAATGAGAAGAA GAGAAAGGACATTATTTCTATAGTGGGTGAGGATTTAAATGACCTTTGGAAGCTCTTCAACACTGCGGAGGACGTCACAAatggaaaaagtttttttgaTTGGCAATCAAAG ctttCAGGTATATGGCCAGATGTTAACAAAAAGCTTCTGGGGGACGTTCTTGGCCTGCTGCGTTTTTTGCGCAACAAAGTAGTGCATGC AGAAGactttaaagaaaagaagatatttgtTCTCTTCCCAGACTTCTTTATCAGTATACACAGAGTGGCTAAAGCCTTGAACTGGAAATACTGA